CATCTCATAGCGTCCCCACCTCATCGCGCTCAATCCCTCCGTCTTTCAGCGTAATCAGCCGCCTCGCGCGCGCCATCACCATCGGATCGTGCGTGGAAAAAATAAATGTCATT
This genomic window from Gemmatimonadota bacterium contains:
- a CDS encoding ABC transporter ATP-binding protein, yielding MTFIFSTHDPMVMARARRLITLKDGGIERDEVGTL